One window from the genome of Methanospirillum lacunae encodes:
- a CDS encoding Ppx/GppA phosphatase family protein: MAVATSALREAENRNDLIDPIFSDTGVSIKVISGAEEARLIWLGVRSMIRNKRTKTLFIDIGGGSTEVSIGDVNDLLFSCSLKLGAIRTTQAVVSAGYQKPYTSIIFESLNSTILEELGCIIPELEKHSCFQAYGSSGTILALESIARNVSVTSSAHIQGILTIQELKQIIRFLGKIPLDDRRKVDGLNPARADIIIAGACILMAILEKAEVQKVQVTSYGLRDGLLQEYLLTKVDPGAMEIGPTRQNIIQEVGEIFRIDVSHADRVRNIAVMLYESGKEIHLFNLPDCSLELLMHAAYLHDIGHIVSYPKHHYHTYYLIRSLHLPEFSNEEKEIIALIARYHRKKVAREKDEPFLKLCKSHQKMVKMLSYLLRIAEILDRSHYGRISRVTFNNLTNKAITLNIECPDDISLELTGINDDKGLFKKIFGVELRTTISQLSQNDIIHSVSSELTS, from the coding sequence ATGGCAGTTGCCACATCTGCATTACGAGAAGCAGAAAATAGAAATGATTTAATTGATCCGATCTTTTCTGATACCGGCGTCTCCATTAAGGTGATATCAGGAGCTGAAGAAGCGAGGCTGATATGGCTCGGGGTACGAAGTATGATCAGGAATAAGAGAACCAAGACGCTTTTCATCGATATTGGCGGGGGGAGTACTGAAGTCAGTATTGGTGATGTGAATGACCTCCTATTTTCATGTAGTTTAAAACTCGGAGCAATACGAACGACTCAGGCAGTTGTTTCAGCAGGATATCAGAAACCGTATACATCTATCATTTTTGAGAGTCTGAATAGTACCATCCTTGAAGAGTTAGGTTGTATCATTCCTGAACTGGAGAAACATTCGTGTTTTCAGGCATATGGGAGTTCAGGAACGATACTGGCACTTGAATCAATAGCACGTAATGTAAGTGTGACTTCCTCTGCTCATATCCAGGGTATTCTGACCATTCAAGAGTTGAAACAGATAATTAGGTTTTTGGGGAAAATACCACTTGACGATCGACGGAAGGTTGATGGATTAAACCCGGCCAGGGCGGATATTATTATTGCTGGAGCCTGTATCCTCATGGCAATTCTTGAGAAAGCAGAAGTACAGAAAGTACAGGTCACGTCCTATGGTCTTCGTGATGGATTACTCCAGGAGTATTTGCTGACAAAAGTGGATCCCGGAGCGATGGAAATTGGACCCACGAGACAAAATATTATTCAGGAAGTTGGAGAAATATTTCGAATTGATGTATCACATGCTGACAGGGTGCGAAATATTGCTGTAATGCTCTATGAAAGTGGGAAAGAGATTCACCTGTTTAATCTTCCTGATTGTTCTTTGGAACTGCTCATGCATGCAGCATATCTTCACGATATTGGTCATATAGTATCTTATCCTAAACATCATTATCATACATATTATCTGATTCGTTCCCTGCATCTTCCTGAATTCTCCAATGAAGAGAAAGAGATCATTGCACTTATTGCCAGATATCATAGAAAAAAAGTAGCGCGAGAAAAAGACGAACCCTTCTTAAAACTCTGTAAATCTCATCAAAAAATGGTAAAAATGTTGTCATATCTCCTGAGAATTGCAGAAATCCTTGATAGAAGTCATTATGGGAGAATTAGTAGAGTAACATTTAATAATTTAACAAATAAAGCAATAACACTCAACATCGAATGTCCTGATGATATATCACTAGAATTAACAGGAATTAATGATGATAAGGGCCTGTTTAAAAAGATCTTTGGAGTTGAACTTCGTACTACAATCAGTCAACTATCACAAAACGACATAATACACTCAGTATCAAGCGAATTGACATCTTAA
- a CDS encoding polyphosphate kinase codes for MINNNNYTTQSRSNEYICNQIKSWIQTHQYLISKSGDVTYPLLERINFLVTFHASLDNFFMTRVLDFKHYLEKDGVLFPHNQAFVIVLEELYDLLVPLLKMQDEIWTSSIFPNLCAKEIYIHDQNSLELEQQRKCRDFFSREIFPILTPLAFDKTHPFPYISNLSLNLAVILRESSHSPELFVRIKVPEDQFPRLILFPDEKPSSESPLRYDLFFLEDLISANLDLLFPGMQIISSYPFRVTRDSQSRSWGLNETSLIPMDIKGTEEQRRNTTVRIEVSNEINRPVCGMICDNLFQFSRIFYRTRGPIGMADMTALYNLNRPDLKYRHYDDTIT; via the coding sequence ATGATCAATAATAATAATTATACTACTCAATCCCGGTCTAATGAATACATTTGTAATCAGATTAAATCCTGGATACAGACGCATCAGTACCTGATTTCTAAATCTGGTGATGTAACTTACCCTCTTCTTGAACGAATAAATTTTCTGGTAACATTTCACGCATCTCTTGATAATTTTTTTATGACCAGGGTTCTTGACTTTAAACATTATCTTGAAAAAGACGGAGTACTTTTTCCACACAATCAGGCTTTTGTCATAGTTCTCGAAGAGTTGTATGATCTGTTGGTTCCATTGCTAAAAATGCAGGATGAGATTTGGACTTCTTCAATATTTCCTAATCTTTGTGCCAAGGAGATTTACATCCATGATCAGAATTCTCTTGAATTAGAACAGCAAAGAAAATGTCGTGATTTTTTTTCCAGAGAAATCTTTCCTATCCTGACTCCTCTTGCCTTTGATAAAACTCATCCATTTCCGTATATTTCAAACTTATCTCTAAATCTTGCAGTAATTCTGCGAGAATCATCTCATTCCCCGGAACTCTTTGTCCGGATTAAGGTACCGGAAGACCAGTTTCCCCGTTTAATATTGTTTCCTGATGAAAAGCCATCATCAGAGAGTCCTTTGCGATATGATCTATTTTTTTTGGAGGACCTCATATCAGCAAATCTTGATCTTTTGTTTCCTGGAATGCAGATTATATCCTCGTATCCATTCCGGGTAACAAGAGATTCGCAGTCACGTTCATGGGGTCTGAATGAAACCTCACTGATACCGATGGATATTAAAGGTACAGAGGAACAAAGACGCAACACTACTGTCCGAATTGAGGTATCGAATGAAATAAACAGACCTGTTTGTGGAATGATATGCGATAATCTCTTCCAGTTTTCGAGGATTTTTTACCGGACCCGCGGACCAATAGGAATGGCAGATATGACTGCTCTTTATAATTTAAATCGGCCGGACCTTAAATACAGGCATTATGACGATACAATTACATGA